A window of Mesomycoplasma lagogenitalium contains these coding sequences:
- a CDS encoding substrate-specific component FolT of folate ECF transporter: MKRWNSRTIAFVAVFMSISTIMLLLGIRLFPLAILPNIRFSIIGLPIKITGFIFGPIVGFLTGFLSDLISLQFAPSTYSVYYTISLAITGIIPGMVSWLFFDIIKKRFNEEYLQKKYEEKVNFNLTKLTALNLKLTTLSISDSNEKVKISQKIQKISKKINRLNKKSLETRLYNLMLLSCWILLILIMTIIISIIYAAPDSAFENSKFIKNKTSFLILMLSGTSSMLIFITIARFLKFFKSKDRFSTMVPIIVFSAILEPISSSILSLGDVQSGTFPTFEIALISHFIVSPVKIWVNLFVIYLTSLIIIPIVKNKTKNSY, translated from the coding sequence ATGAAAAGGTGAAATAGTAGAACTATAGCATTTGTTGCTGTTTTTATGTCAATATCTACAATAATGCTTTTATTAGGCATTAGGCTTTTTCCTTTAGCAATTTTGCCAAATATTAGGTTTTCCATTATTGGTTTACCGATAAAAATAACTGGATTTATATTTGGACCAATTGTTGGATTTTTAACAGGATTTTTATCGGATTTAATCAGTTTACAATTTGCACCTTCTACTTATTCAGTTTATTATACAATTTCATTAGCAATAACCGGAATAATTCCCGGAATGGTTTCATGGCTATTTTTTGACATTATTAAAAAAAGATTTAATGAGGAGTATTTACAAAAAAAATATGAAGAAAAAGTTAATTTTAACTTAACTAAACTAACAGCTTTAAATTTAAAATTAACTACATTGTCAATTTCTGATTCTAATGAAAAAGTTAAAATTAGTCAAAAAATTCAAAAAATAAGTAAAAAAATTAATAGATTAAATAAAAAAAGTCTTGAAACAAGACTTTATAATTTGATGTTATTATCTTGTTGAATTTTATTAATTTTAATAATGACTATTATAATAAGCATTATTTATGCAGCTCCTGATTCTGCATTTGAAAATTCTAAGTTTATTAAAAATAAAACATCATTTTTGATATTAATGCTTTCAGGAACTAGTTCAATGTTAATATTTATTACAATCGCTAGATTTTTAAAATTTTTCAAATCTAAAGATCGTTTTTCTACTATGGTTCCTATTATTGTTTTTTCGGCAATTTTAGAACCTATTAGTAGTTCTATTTTATCTTTAGGCGATGTTCAATCAGGAACTTTTCCAACTTTTGAAATCGCTTTAATTTCACATTTTATTGTTTCTCCTGTTAAAATTTGAGTAAATTTATTTGTTATTTATTTAACAAGTTTAATAATTATTCCAATAGTTAAAAATAAAACTAAAAACAGTTATTAA
- a CDS encoding S8 family serine peptidase, which translates to MKLKKIFKKIAITLPLVALPTVGISYSYNNNSTKIVRNVDKYNFIHKKLWDHLNIKNNEFIYEPIKIGIIDGGLVDSNFLKFNNNTISEIDLKQKYYLKNNPNRLNKNNVIYNQQENTEIKKTFEDAWKDNKHATEIASIIGSDSGIFKNAVFYSTTYNENGDESDLEILRRNLEFFKNNNVKFINMSYGFANFEEWTKFFYKVSHQISNKNINFEDLKKYNDNLKNAIELNWKLDYEEQAALLDEYAYKEDMKFFISVGNSKIEFPKIKEMNKKMISIIENYFLDNKSINFNIKAILNSILEKSKLITNDDKLFLKQAKIKKSKNTFIIGAYNMNDGKIENFSEGNMLNWRNSPLGVAPDKFSKETLLLNDQYFSTKTSFDDPSIYKWSGTSFSAPVVLTLSALISKLNNKEYKVAELKAALLASFKLSSEEEKNADQYGYGKISWDRLKFYINKVRKIEKKDLVDGYKFDSGYMNRTKRKYLFVFSNLAVVHESLPLENPNSISKYFINDEEAKKYISPFNVILENYTALSSKKMYELTRLTGYGGIEWSTHLKIYENATKKIGSYEPSIPMKYKIHFQKEKKYSYFTEKVIEKGLYYILDTNEITQEEYIPYE; encoded by the coding sequence ATGAAATTGAAAAAAATATTTAAAAAAATAGCAATAACTTTGCCCTTAGTTGCTTTGCCTACTGTGGGAATTTCTTATTCTTATAACAACAATTCAACTAAAATTGTAAGAAATGTAGATAAATATAATTTTATACACAAAAAACTTTGAGATCATTTAAATATAAAAAATAATGAATTTATCTATGAACCCATTAAAATAGGAATAATAGACGGAGGGTTAGTTGATTCTAATTTCCTTAAATTTAATAATAATACAATATCGGAAATTGATCTAAAACAGAAATACTATTTAAAAAATAATCCTAATAGATTAAATAAAAATAATGTTATTTATAATCAGCAAGAAAACACTGAAATAAAAAAAACTTTCGAAGATGCATGAAAAGATAATAAACACGCAACAGAAATTGCCTCTATTATAGGTTCTGATTCTGGAATATTTAAAAATGCCGTTTTTTATTCTACAACTTATAATGAAAATGGAGACGAAAGTGATTTGGAAATTCTTAGAAGAAACTTGGAGTTTTTTAAAAACAACAATGTTAAATTTATAAATATGAGTTATGGTTTTGCTAATTTTGAAGAATGAACAAAGTTTTTTTATAAAGTATCTCACCAAATTTCTAACAAAAATATAAATTTTGAAGATTTAAAAAAATATAATGATAATTTAAAAAATGCAATTGAATTAAACTGGAAATTAGATTACGAAGAACAAGCTGCTCTTTTGGACGAATATGCTTATAAAGAAGATATGAAATTTTTTATTTCTGTAGGAAATTCAAAAATAGAGTTTCCTAAAATAAAAGAAATGAACAAAAAAATGATCTCAATTATTGAAAATTATTTTTTAGATAATAAAAGTATTAATTTTAATATTAAAGCAATTTTAAATTCGATACTAGAAAAATCAAAACTCATAACAAACGATGACAAACTATTTTTAAAACAAGCAAAAATAAAAAAATCTAAAAATACTTTTATTATCGGTGCTTACAATATGAATGATGGTAAAATTGAAAATTTTTCTGAAGGAAATATGCTAAATTGAAGAAATTCTCCACTAGGAGTAGCTCCAGATAAATTTAGCAAAGAAACTCTTTTATTAAATGATCAATATTTTTCTACAAAAACATCATTTGATGATCCTAGCATTTATAAATGGTCGGGCACTAGTTTTTCCGCCCCTGTTGTTTTAACATTATCAGCTCTTATTTCAAAGTTAAATAATAAAGAATATAAAGTAGCAGAACTAAAAGCGGCACTTTTAGCTAGTTTTAAATTATCTTCTGAAGAGGAAAAAAACGCTGATCAATATGGCTATGGAAAAATTTCTTGAGACAGACTAAAATTTTATATAAATAAAGTTCGAAAAATAGAAAAAAAAGATTTAGTAGACGGATATAAGTTTGATTCAGGATATATGAATAGAACAAAAAGAAAATATTTATTTGTATTTTCTAATTTAGCAGTTGTTCATGAATCATTGCCTCTTGAGAATCCAAATAGTATTTCTAAATATTTTATAAATGATGAAGAAGCAAAAAAATATATTAGTCCTTTTAATGTAATTTTAGAAAATTATACTGCTCTTTCATCTAAAAAAATGTATGAATTAACTCGGTTAACAGGGTATGGCGGAATTGAATGATCAACTCACTTAAAAATTTATGAAAATGCCACTAAAAAAATTGG
- a CDS encoding valine--tRNA ligase — MKSIYSHIEIEKNRNDKWIKKGFFSTHDNRKKPFTIVLPPPNVTGKLHLGHAWDGFIQDVVIRYKKLKGYDVLFLPAVDHAGIATQIKVEERLNKQNISRYDLGREKFLNQVWNWKDEYYQVIKKQWNTLGLALDYSNERFTLDKEANEAVLKVFIDFYNKGLIYKDFKAINWDPKQRTALSNIEVINKPTIQKMYYIKYFIENSDKFLTVATTRIETIASDVALAVNPEDKRYKNIVGKYVIHPFTKKRIPIISDDYIDKKFGSGVMKVSAHATADIDIIKKHNLKINECINLDGKMNSLALEFENLDRFEARELMYKKLLKENFIVKVEQITSNVGYSERSGEVVEIMMSNQWFVKMETLAKKVLDHLKTKDGIKFLPSRFVNIIKKWMENVYDWTISRQLWWGHRIPAWYKDGQMKVQIDSPGENWVQDEDVLDTWFSSGLAPFAFLGWPQSEEKLRKYFPTSLLVTGWDIIFFWVARMYFFSLENLNKKPFDQVLLHGLIRDKDGKKMSKSLGNGIDPMEVIEKYGSDVLREALIFNSTPGQDIRFSEEKLDAAWSINNKLWNIVKYINDLNDDNNLLSDKDKWIWNKLYELNKNIDKYMKKYDFTLIYKEIHKFIYEHLSSWYIEFTKTQPNKKNALELLEKLFVILHPFMPFLTDYLYEKMFNKELLDNDEIKIKKFKNISHVDDLIEIVTNLRQYREKHNISKKEIIEYWIKDFDFDSDFINSINKMCNSKIVKNSVSLLKTNKFEIYINLSKDYLAKEKERILKEIDFIKFEIKRAENILNNPKFMEKAPKEKIIIEQEKLKNYQEKLKLYQEKIESK; from the coding sequence ATGAAATCCATTTATAGTCACATAGAAATTGAGAAAAATAGAAATGATAAATGAATAAAAAAAGGTTTTTTTTCTACTCACGATAATCGTAAAAAACCTTTTACAATTGTTTTACCACCGCCAAATGTTACTGGAAAACTTCATTTAGGTCATGCATGAGATGGATTTATCCAAGATGTTGTTATTCGTTATAAAAAACTAAAAGGTTATGATGTATTATTTTTACCAGCTGTTGATCATGCTGGAATTGCCACCCAAATTAAAGTAGAAGAGAGATTAAATAAACAAAATATTTCACGTTATGATTTGGGAAGAGAAAAATTTTTAAATCAAGTTTGAAATTGAAAAGACGAATATTATCAAGTTATCAAAAAGCAATGAAATACTTTAGGTCTAGCTTTAGATTATTCCAACGAAAGATTTACTTTAGATAAAGAGGCAAATGAAGCAGTTTTAAAAGTTTTTATAGATTTTTACAATAAGGGTTTGATTTACAAAGACTTTAAGGCGATAAATTGAGATCCAAAACAAAGAACTGCTCTATCAAATATTGAAGTTATTAATAAACCCACTATTCAAAAAATGTATTACATTAAATATTTTATTGAAAATAGTGATAAATTTTTAACAGTTGCAACTACCAGAATCGAAACGATTGCTTCTGATGTTGCTTTAGCTGTTAATCCTGAGGATAAAAGATATAAAAATATTGTGGGTAAATATGTAATTCATCCATTTACTAAAAAAAGAATTCCAATTATTAGTGATGATTATATTGATAAAAAATTTGGAAGCGGAGTAATGAAAGTTTCAGCACATGCTACTGCAGATATTGATATTATCAAAAAGCATAATTTAAAAATCAATGAATGTATAAATTTAGATGGAAAAATGAATTCACTCGCTTTAGAATTTGAAAATTTAGATCGCTTTGAAGCAAGAGAATTAATGTATAAAAAACTTTTAAAAGAAAATTTTATCGTTAAAGTTGAACAAATAACTTCAAATGTTGGTTATTCAGAAAGAAGTGGTGAAGTTGTTGAAATAATGATGTCAAATCAATGGTTTGTTAAAATGGAAACACTGGCAAAAAAAGTTTTAGATCATCTTAAAACAAAAGACGGTATAAAATTTTTACCTTCTAGATTTGTTAACATTATTAAAAAATGAATGGAAAATGTTTATGATTGAACCATTTCTAGACAGTTGTGATGAGGCCATAGAATTCCCGCTTGATATAAAGATGGGCAAATGAAAGTTCAAATTGATAGTCCAGGAGAAAATTGAGTACAAGATGAAGATGTATTAGACACATGATTTTCTTCCGGATTAGCTCCTTTTGCATTTTTAGGTTGACCGCAAAGTGAAGAAAAACTGAGAAAATATTTTCCAACTTCACTTTTAGTAACTGGTTGAGATATTATTTTCTTTTGAGTTGCTAGAATGTATTTTTTCAGTTTAGAAAATTTAAATAAAAAACCATTTGATCAAGTTTTACTTCACGGTCTAATAAGAGACAAAGATGGTAAAAAAATGTCTAAATCATTAGGTAACGGAATTGATCCGATGGAAGTTATAGAAAAATACGGTTCTGATGTTTTAAGAGAGGCGCTTATTTTTAATTCAACACCGGGACAGGATATTAGATTTAGCGAAGAAAAATTAGATGCTGCTTGATCAATTAATAATAAATTATGAAATATTGTTAAATATATTAATGATTTAAATGATGATAATAACCTTTTATCAGATAAAGATAAGTGAATTTGAAATAAATTATATGAATTAAATAAAAATATCGATAAATATATGAAAAAATATGATTTTACTTTAATTTATAAAGAAATTCATAAATTTATATATGAACATTTATCCTCTTGATACATTGAGTTTACAAAAACTCAGCCAAATAAGAAAAATGCTCTGGAATTGCTTGAAAAACTTTTTGTAATTTTACATCCTTTTATGCCATTTTTAACAGATTATTTATATGAAAAAATGTTTAATAAAGAATTATTGGATAATGATGAAATAAAAATTAAAAAATTTAAAAACATTTCTCATGTTGATGATTTAATTGAAATTGTTACAAATTTAAGACAATATCGAGAAAAGCACAATATTTCGAAAAAAGAAATTATCGAATATTGAATCAAGGATTTTGATTTTGATTCAGATTTTATAAATAGTATTAATAAAATGTGTAATTCCAAAATAGTAAAAAATTCAGTTTCACTACTAAAAACTAATAAATTTGAAATTTATATTAATTTATCAAAAGATTATTTAGCAAAAGAAAAAGAAAGAATTTTAAAAGAAATTGATTTTATTAAATTTGAAATTAAAAGAGCTGAAAATATTTTAAATAATCCTAAATTTATGGAAAAAGCACCAAAAGAAAAAATTATTATTGAGCAAGAAAAATTAAAAAATTATCAAGAAAAACTAAAATTATATCAAGAAAAAATAGAAAGTAAGTAA
- a CDS encoding bifunctional 5,10-methylenetetrahydrofolate dehydrogenase/5,10-methenyltetrahydrofolate cyclohydrolase: MNKPLILSGKEASRVIFEDLKKFFTSLKKQAIFKIIQVGDNQASNKYVKNKLKKAQELNVHGILIKLDEFISEEKLKMIIKNEADTSDGLIVQLPLPKHINTQSVLNFVPLQKDIDGLSEINQKNFYQNQLAFAPATARGIIMLLNFYNIDLKNKKAYVIGESNLVGKPTKYLLNKLGSITKSFNKKTGILGCEDADILIVAAGEKHLVKAENVKLNSIIVDVGINTLSNNKITGDVDFEQVSKKVFAISPVPGGVGPMTIIALFSNLKDAIKNNKS; this comes from the coding sequence ATGAATAAACCTTTAATTTTAAGTGGAAAAGAAGCTTCGAGAGTTATTTTTGAAGATCTTAAAAAATTTTTCACTTCATTAAAAAAACAAGCAATTTTTAAAATTATCCAAGTTGGCGATAATCAAGCTTCAAATAAGTATGTAAAAAATAAATTAAAAAAAGCTCAAGAATTAAATGTTCATGGCATATTAATTAAATTAGATGAATTTATTTCAGAAGAAAAACTGAAAATGATTATTAAAAACGAAGCAGATACAAGCGATGGATTAATAGTTCAATTACCACTTCCTAAACACATTAATACTCAATCGGTTTTAAATTTTGTTCCGTTGCAAAAAGATATAGACGGACTTTCAGAAATAAATCAAAAAAATTTTTATCAAAATCAATTAGCATTTGCACCAGCAACTGCTAGAGGTATTATTATGCTTTTAAATTTTTATAATATTGATTTAAAAAATAAAAAAGCATATGTTATTGGTGAATCGAATTTAGTGGGAAAACCAACTAAATATCTTTTAAATAAACTAGGTTCTATAACAAAAAGTTTTAATAAAAAAACTGGTATATTAGGTTGTGAAGATGCTGATATTTTAATTGTTGCTGCTGGCGAAAAACATCTAGTAAAAGCTGAAAATGTAAAATTAAATTCAATTATAGTAGATGTGGGGATTAACACTTTATCAAATAATAAAATAACTGGTGATGTTGATTTTGAACAAGTTTCAAAAAAAGTTTTTGCCATTTCACCTGTTCCCGGCGGTGTTGGACCAATGACAATTATTGCACTCTTTTCTAATTTAAAAGATGCGATAAAAAACAATAAAAGTTAA